The DNA segment AAAGCCCGTTTATCAACATCAATCAAGAAAGCCCATCTACCATAAAGAATGCCGTTGGAACTTCTTGAGCTTCAGTTTTCTTATAAAGAGCTGAGAGGCAAATCTCTAGAAGATATAGAACGGATTTGACTCTTGAGAGATTACAGTTCAATCTAGAGAATCGACAAAGGAAGAACAGGGAAGAAATCTGGAATCCCAAATCAACAGAAGTGAATCACATATAGCCGAAGGATTGTGAGAAATTGTTAAAGCTCTTTATTCCTTCTTCTCGTTAGTGATCAATTGTTATTAGGGATTGATTTTTTTGTAAACTTTGATCGAGGTTTTCCGTGGAATAATAAAGTGATTATCCTCCCCGTGGATGTAGGCTATGCAAATagctgaaccacgtaaatcttgcgTATTGTTCTTATTTGATTTCTGGGTTGTGAATGATTGAATGCGCTGGTAGTGTTCTGATTGAGTTCTACCAAGTTTTGGCTTTGGTTTTCAATTGCGAGCTGGTTATAATTTTATTCACAAGAAACAGGAACAAAGTGTTTAGATACAATTGAGTTGGTTCTTGAAGTTCAGTGGTTCAAAGATTATAATCGTATTTGCTGTTGAATTTGATTGAATCTCATAACACATTATTTAACTAAAACTAACAAACACATGTTTTATTGAAACATTTTTTGTTGTAGACTGTCTTCATCTGCATACCACGTTCATTCGATGTTCCTgatatacaaaatatataaaatatattttatgtagAATATAATTCATAAGAAATTATGAAAGCgacaaattaaaattttcaaaacttttACCTGTTCGTTCTTCGTTGTTGTCTCTCTCTCGCTACCGGCCTGTCCATCTCGTTTCTCAGTCGAGTCGTTGTATCCCTACCTGCTCTTCTTCTTTCACGTCTAACCGGGTTGTGTTGCAACTCAAAGGTAGGTCTATCCCAATATCGTTCATCTGCAAGAGGTTCAAATCTTCCTTCATATGCTGCGAGGTACTCAGATATATTATACCATGACTGCACAAGTGTTGTAGGATCTAACGAGTGCCATTTAGCGGTGCAAATAGCATGAGAACACGGGATGCCGAAAATTGTCCATTTACCACATGAACAATCATTAGTTGATATTCTCACCACTTGCATGTGTTGGCTGCGACTTGGCCTTCCTCCGGTCGCAACCTGAGCAATTTGCGTTCGTacatcatatttgacaacacgATGTTCACTAGATTTTCTCGCCCATTCCTCATATTTTCGACATGCATAATCCGACCACAGTTGATTTTCCTCAATCATACGTTGACCTTTTGTCACACGTTCAATGAAGTACTGCACGCATCTGAGAAGGGTCAAGTGTACTATTGCAGATATAGGCAGTCTACGAGCTCCTTTTAACACACTGTTTAAGCACTCGGACATGTTGGTCGTCATCACTCCACGACGCCAACCTCCATCATGGGCCATACTCCATTTTTCCTTCGATATTCCAGCCAAGTATCTGTGTGCCAAAATACTTATGTTCTTGATTGCCTCCATTGTTGCATCAAACTTACAAATCTGATGTTGTTTTCCTGCTTCCCAACATAAATCTTTCAAATGCACGTCTTTAAATTTGGCATTAAAATTTGAGCACACATGTCTCAAACAAAAACGATGCACACCATGTGGAGGTTTAAAATATGGAAGATCTTCAACTGCTCGAACAATTCTCTTATGCCTATCAGAAATTAGGCACACACCATTTTCACCACAAATAACATGCCGACCAACATTCTCCAAAAACCATTTCCAAGAATTATATGTTTCTTCATCCACAATTGCGAATGCCAGCGGTAGCACTTGATTATTCGCATCCAGAGTGACAGCGATCAACATTTTATGTTTGTACTTTGTGTACAAATGTGTACCGTCGACACTAATGATTTTTCGACAATGTATAAATCCATCAGTACACGGCTTGAACGCCCAAAAACAATAGTTCAATGTTTTTATTTCTTCATTGTTTCTGATATGCTTCCAGTCGACAATTGTTCCAGGATTATATTTGCATATATAATGTCGAAATCCATCAGTGCATATATTTCGGTAGCAGTTGCACAGAACTCTCCCATGTACCATAAACAATTTTCACTGCGCGTTTCAAACTCCGCCACGCCTTCATATACGAGATTTGATATCCATATTTATCTTTCACACTctctattatatatttaatctcGTACGAAGGATCACATCGTACAATACCCAATAACGTATTTGCAACCATATCGCTATTCAAGTTATGATGGTCTATGCCGATGTTGGTAGATATGCATGTATGAGGCCCACCATATCTGGTTATTTTCCAATAACCTGCTTTATCTTTAAAAGATGCTCGAAGACCCCAACGACATCTGAAGGTAGATGAATCATTTTTGCATTGTATTTTCCACAAAATGTGTGTGCTCTCAACGACACGATACTCACGCCTGGAAATTCTAACTGAATAATCTTTTACAGATGCAATCAGATCTTTCTTATCCTTAAAAACCATGTTTACACATAGTTCTCCTCTCTCCTCGTTATAGTATCTTGTTCGCATGTCAGGAGGTACGCCAATAGAATCAGGAGTCTCTTCTCCGAAATATGTATTGAAAAAAGATGGCATATCAGAATTGCTAGAAAGGAATGGAACAACTTGCCTCTGTAATGTTTGACGAGGTGGTGGACGAGATGACGTTCCCTCATCAATATTTGCATGAATATTCACATGTTCATCATCATTCACATCTCCAACATCGTCATCAGATTCTTCCTCAGACTCTCCGTATGACATCTCTGGTTCTGTATCGCTTCTTAGAACATCTTCGTTTTCACTCCTAGGATCATCAACACGTGGTGCGAAATTTGGATTTTCTGAATTTCAATTTGCTGCACCAACATTTTGTTCCCAACCACGTGTCGTATGTGGCCAACATGCAGGATCAGCTTCGGATGTGCCAGCGATATATTGATCCCATGATTCACTTTCGGGATACAAACACATGTTGGTCATTCCTTCAGTGACGTgtaaaatatttggttcttgGTGCACATGATCAACCTGATGGTCAATTTCATTGGCTTCGACGTACAAATGCAATATATGTATATTGGGAGATTGCATCATAAACTCCAGAGTGTTATCATCAACAAGATTGACTTGAATTTCATGCCAAGATGAATTCTCCATGAATGAATATTTCGTTGACAACTTGAGAGTAAAATTCAATGGATCAATCATCAACATTTGATGCACAACTTCAACCAACTCGAACAGAGGAATAGATCGTAATACTCGCATCGGTCTAGTATAAGGAATACTATGCATGACCGATCCATTCTCCACAATAACATGAccaccaaaatataaaaaaatatcaatgtTTTCCATTTCAATATGAATTTTGAgatataaaaatgaaaaacaaaactCACAATTGCCCGTAAAGAAAATAGAATGAATCAAGGAAATATTTCTTAAGAGTTGAATGATATTGCCGGATTCTCATGTTCTCATTATATAGCCAATATGATTCCGCGTGCATTAATTATTTACGCGTAAACATTATTTTTTCCGCGTGAATTAAATTTTCACGCGTATTCTGAAATTGTAagttaacatttatttttccgtgTTAATGCATTTCAATATAAAAGTAAAGGGAACATGAATTAAAATTTTCACGTGTATTCTGAAATTGTAagttaacatttatttttccgtgTTAATGCATTTTAATATAAAAGTAAAGGAAACATAATATGTATTTAATGCGCATGGAGGCATTTCAATATAAAAGTAAAGGGAACATAATATGTATGTTAGTGCGCATGcatccaaaaaacaaaaatggGTGGATGGGTGAGTGTCGTGGGGCACGCCAACATGGCAGCGGACGCTGCCTACATGGCAACCGTCCGCTGTCAGACAGCGGACGGTTGCCATGTGGCTTCTTGGACAAATTAAGAGCGGACGCTAGAATAAAATATTCTAGCGTCCGCTGTTTCTGACAGAGTTTCACcgtatatataaaatttttcatgtttgac comes from the Henckelia pumila isolate YLH828 chromosome 1, ASM3356847v2, whole genome shotgun sequence genome and includes:
- the LOC140861873 gene encoding uncharacterized protein → MLIAVTLDANNQVLPLAFAIVDEETYNSWKWFLENVGRHVICGENGVCLISDRHKRIVRAVEDLPYFKPPHGVHRFCLRHVCSNFNAKFKDVHLKDLCWEAGKQHQICKFDATMEAIKNISILAHRYLAGISKEKWSMAHDGGWRRGVMTTNMSECLNSVLKGARRLPISAIVHLTLLRCVQYFIERVTKGQRMIEENQLWSDYACRKYEEWARKSSEHRVVKYDVRTQIAQVATGGRPSRSQHMQVVRISTNDCSCGKWTIFGIPCSHAICTAKWHSLDPTTLVQSWYNISEYLAAYEGRFEPLADERYWDRPTFELQHNPVRRERRRAGRDTTTRLRNEMDRPVARERQQRRTNRNIE